In Methanosphaera sp. ISO3-F5, a genomic segment contains:
- a CDS encoding glycosyltransferase family 2 protein: MNKKCKSYLISIIIPVYNLEKYVEKCFLSILNQSIGFHNLEIIFVDDCSTDNTYNILKEYTTNYSNVKLFQTDENSGVAGKPRNIGMKYATSDYIMFLDGDDEYYEDACEFLYDKIVESGSSIVSGTHTQLNTDNNKEEIPFSLLLNTFTDNNLEWNERINNLEQFNLEFPEEIMITDIQELPFIINNYKLASKIFNLKFLRDNKIIFPEFIIAEDSVFLYKSLVSAEKLIFNKKAIYKYNNTRNEENDKSVTFSDDMDLQISRLDAYGMIIDFGLENGLEDITVKYLINGKMAYFFNTFVLNKDLSCDILIEIFDRCKFLCALLLRDDVVLADNLRELYSLIVNDRYDDAVGFC, from the coding sequence TTGAATAAAAAATGTAAATCATACCTTATTTCAATAATTATTCCAGTTTATAATCTTGAAAAATATGTTGAAAAATGTTTCTTATCCATCTTAAATCAATCAATTGGTTTCCATAACTTAGAAATAATTTTTGTTGATGATTGTTCAACAGACAACACTTATAACATCTTAAAAGAATATACCACAAACTATAGTAATGTAAAACTATTCCAAACTGATGAAAATAGCGGAGTTGCTGGTAAACCACGAAATATAGGCATGAAATATGCTACAAGTGATTATATAATGTTTCTGGATGGAGATGATGAGTATTATGAGGATGCTTGTGAATTTTTATATGATAAAATTGTTGAAAGTGGTTCCAGCATAGTTTCAGGTACACATACTCAATTGAATACTGATAATAATAAAGAAGAAATACCATTTTCCTTACTTTTAAATACATTTACAGATAATAATCTTGAATGGAATGAACGTATAAACAATTTGGAACAGTTCAATCTGGAATTTCCTGAGGAAATAATGATAACAGATATTCAGGAATTACCATTTATTATTAATAACTATAAATTAGCTAGTAAAATTTTTAATTTAAAGTTTTTAAGAGATAATAAAATTATATTTCCAGAGTTTATTATTGCAGAGGATTCTGTTTTCTTATATAAATCTTTAGTATCTGCTGAAAAGTTAATTTTTAATAAAAAAGCTATTTACAAGTATAATAACACTCGGAATGAAGAGAATGATAAGTCTGTTACGTTTAGTGATGATATGGATTTGCAGATTAGTCGATTGGATGCATATGGTATGATTATTGATTTTGGTCTTGAAAATGGTTTGGAGGATATTACTGTTAAGTATTTGATTAATGGAAAAATGGCTTACTTTTTTAATACTTTTGTCTTGAATAAGGATTTGTCTTGTGACATCTTAATAGAGATATTTGATAGGTGTAAATTTTTGTGTGCTTTGTTGCTTCGTGATGATGTGGTGTTAGCTGATAATTTGAGAGAATTGTATTCTTTGATTGTTAATGATAGATATGATGATGCTGTTGGTTTTTGTTAA
- a CDS encoding transcriptional regulator → MKPPCEIVVWYVIPSIRSKLAKELLKLGMKQKDISKLLDITQPAVSQYISDKRGHEIDFDPVVEQYIKNMAKDMTTGDLQPIDLIPKFCHICKTIKTQEVLCQLHKEKVHIPEYCNVCMGSKSGLSITELHD, encoded by the coding sequence ATGAAACCACCATGTGAAATAGTAGTATGGTATGTAATACCATCCATAAGATCAAAACTAGCAAAGGAACTGCTTAAACTGGGAATGAAACAGAAAGACATATCCAAACTATTAGACATAACACAACCGGCAGTAAGCCAGTACATCAGTGACAAAAGAGGCCATGAAATAGACTTCGATCCAGTGGTAGAACAATATATAAAAAATATGGCAAAAGACATGACCACTGGAGACCTACAACCAATAGACCTCATACCAAAATTCTGTCACATCTGTAAAACAATAAAAACACAGGAAGTACTCTGTCAACTACACAAGGAAAAAGTACACATACCCGAATACTGCAATGTCTGTATGGGCAGCAAATCTGGACTAAGCATAACAGAACTACACGACTAA
- a CDS encoding glutamate--cysteine ligase, whose amino-acid sequence MKNYLTIKNIKGILSPGELLSGNFGFEKEGLRVNNEGKLALTPHPTIFGDKLANPYITTDFSESQVEIVTPTFNSIQKAYQCLSFLVDIVNTSIADDEFIWNQSLPCILPDDHEIPIAEYPRKKGEASRVYREKLAEKYGTKKQMISGIHYNYSLSGETIRKLYDNYPGKLSYKAFRNALYLKITRNYLRLKWFIIYVTGASVAAHETFTSECLRLMPEEDEYGSYYSEHGPSYRNSHIGYKNLEKLYPRYDRLEHFLEDVKGYINDGKLSEAKELYTQIRLKPVDRDNYLESLYSDGIEYVEVRSIDINPFEKSGISRQDAEFVHLFLVYLLLLEEDESDVKWQEEALYNEEIVAEKGFDNSIRLLRNGEKIRLHDWADEILAGMDEMNTLLDLGKDELIRVIRDRVEDEGKTYAKQLEQIVENRGFIPSQLSIAVHNKDTSIELIDLETIYNNVELEEVYSKSLPNRKD is encoded by the coding sequence ATGAAAAACTACCTTACAATAAAAAACATCAAAGGCATACTCTCACCAGGAGAATTACTGTCTGGTAACTTTGGATTCGAAAAAGAGGGCTTAAGAGTAAATAATGAAGGAAAACTTGCACTCACACCCCACCCAACAATTTTCGGAGATAAACTGGCAAACCCCTATATTACAACAGACTTTTCGGAAAGTCAAGTGGAAATAGTTACACCAACATTCAACAGTATCCAGAAGGCATATCAGTGCCTATCATTCCTTGTAGACATAGTGAACACGTCAATAGCTGATGATGAATTCATTTGGAATCAGTCACTGCCATGTATACTACCTGATGATCATGAAATTCCAATTGCTGAATATCCCAGAAAGAAAGGGGAAGCTTCACGGGTTTACAGGGAAAAATTGGCCGAGAAGTATGGGACTAAAAAGCAGATGATTAGTGGAATTCATTATAATTACTCCCTTAGTGGGGAGACAATACGGAAATTGTATGATAATTATCCTGGGAAATTATCATATAAGGCATTCCGAAATGCTTTGTATCTTAAGATTACACGAAATTATCTCCGGCTAAAATGGTTTATAATATATGTTACTGGTGCTTCTGTAGCTGCTCATGAAACATTCACAAGTGAATGTTTGAGGTTGATGCCTGAAGAGGACGAGTATGGAAGTTACTACTCAGAGCATGGTCCATCATATAGGAATTCGCATATTGGTTATAAGAACTTGGAAAAATTATATCCCCGATATGACAGGTTAGAACATTTCCTTGAAGATGTGAAAGGATACATAAATGATGGAAAATTATCTGAGGCCAAGGAACTTTATACTCAGATTCGATTAAAACCTGTGGATCGTGATAATTATCTTGAATCATTGTATTCTGATGGTATTGAGTATGTGGAAGTAAGGAGTATAGATATTAATCCGTTCGAAAAAAGTGGTATAAGCAGGCAGGATGCTGAATTTGTACATTTGTTCCTGGTTTATCTTTTATTGCTTGAAGAGGATGAAAGTGATGTTAAGTGGCAGGAGGAAGCATTGTATAATGAGGAGATTGTTGCTGAGAAAGGATTTGATAATAGCATTAGACTTTTGCGTAATGGGGAAAAGATTAGATTACATGATTGGGCTGATGAGATTTTAGCTGGTATGGATGAGATGAACACGTTACTGGACCTGGGAAAAGATGAGTTAATACGTGTTATTAGGGATAGAGTGGAAGATGAGGGTAAAACTTATGCAAAACAGTTGGAGCAAATTGTTGAAAACAGGGGTTTTATACCTAGTCAATTGTCTATAGCTGTGCATAATAAGGATACGAGTATTGAATTGATTGATCTTGAAACTATATATAATAATGTGGAACTTGAGGAGGTTTATTCTAAAAGTTTACCTAATCGGAAGGATTGA
- a CDS encoding glycosyltransferase family A protein, translated as MTYLSIIISQTDLETSQILETLKSLETQTFTDYEIIALNTLKTSPHFKTYDSPIQNKIIYTNTKKISPNIKNAKGEYILFLNENYQFYSENTLQTFTNMLKQETPELLHSNENTQNNTLPLNLLYNTFYKNNFIKNITNDLSFNTPLLSLYFGPT; from the coding sequence ATGACATATCTCTCAATAATTATTTCACAGACAGACCTTGAAACTTCCCAGATATTAGAAACTCTAAAATCATTAGAAACACAAACATTCACAGATTATGAAATAATAGCTTTAAACACTCTAAAAACATCACCCCATTTCAAAACATATGACTCCCCTATCCAAAACAAAATAATTTACACCAACACTAAAAAAATATCACCGAATATAAAAAATGCTAAAGGAGAATATATCTTATTCTTAAATGAAAATTACCAATTTTATTCAGAAAACACACTACAAACATTCACCAACATGCTAAAACAGGAAACTCCAGAATTATTACATTCAAATGAAAATACTCAAAACAACACACTTCCACTAAATCTCCTTTATAACACTTTCTATAAGAATAATTTCATAAAAAACATTACAAACGATTTAAGTTTTAACACTCCCCTTTTAAGTTTATACTTTGGACCGACATAA
- a CDS encoding transposase produces MLLGLNFDNSNPYSSLLEEIFNIIDSRRIQQIIASNGIKPLDKFNFSLKVFFISQFFNLNISYVIDEINRKPEVKSFFNVKCVLTASQVTELLGRFSTQTIEKTINTILRYLNRNNRVQSHTYLLDATPLDVDYNFDSKKISKKNLENKDPKWGHGTSIGFYIGFKGTFVLDYNTMMPVLFIIHPGSPHDSQIFPEILEQMKKHHLLHHNDKILADRGYYSYENYEIGLKKYHIQPLILTKSNFNIEKLNNALTCPLEYFRQNKKDKENKSKFIKLANSFCKNIIKRKRIKYVRSHIEDFFKFLKEGLNLKHFHKYTTESVKKTTLLTVLLASLIINQGYTTKTDLQMLSEGRII; encoded by the coding sequence ATGTTATTAGGTTTAAATTTCGATAATTCCAACCCATATAGTAGTTTGTTAGAAGAAATATTTAATATTATTGATTCTAGAAGAATTCAACAGATAATTGCTTCAAATGGTATAAAACCATTAGATAAGTTTAATTTTTCATTAAAAGTATTTTTTATTAGTCAGTTTTTTAATTTAAATATTTCATATGTCATTGATGAGATAAATAGGAAACCAGAAGTTAAATCTTTTTTTAATGTTAAATGTGTTTTAACAGCATCTCAAGTTACCGAGCTTCTTGGACGTTTTTCTACCCAAACAATAGAAAAAACTATCAATACAATACTCAGATATCTTAATAGAAATAATAGAGTTCAATCACATACTTATTTACTTGATGCAACTCCATTGGATGTTGATTATAATTTTGATAGTAAGAAGATTTCCAAGAAAAATCTTGAAAATAAAGATCCAAAATGGGGTCATGGAACAAGTATTGGCTTCTATATAGGCTTTAAAGGAACTTTTGTACTAGATTACAATACCATGATGCCTGTTTTATTCATAATACACCCAGGTTCACCCCACGACAGTCAAATATTCCCCGAAATACTAGAACAAATGAAAAAACACCACCTATTACACCACAATGATAAAATACTAGCTGATAGAGGATATTATAGTTATGAAAACTATGAAATAGGCTTAAAAAAATACCACATACAACCATTAATCCTCACTAAATCCAATTTCAACATAGAAAAACTAAACAACGCATTAACCTGTCCATTAGAATATTTCAGACAAAACAAAAAAGATAAAGAAAATAAAAGTAAATTCATAAAATTAGCAAACTCATTTTGTAAAAACATAATCAAAAGAAAAAGAATTAAATATGTAAGAAGCCATATCGAAGACTTTTTTAAATTCCTTAAAGAAGGACTAAATTTAAAACATTTCCACAAATATACAACAGAATCTGTTAAAAAAACAACATTACTAACTGTATTATTAGCATCCTTAATAATTAATCAAGGATACACAACAAAAACAGACTTACAAATGCTTTCTGAAGGACGAATAATCTAG
- a CDS encoding glycosyltransferase family 2 protein, translating into MIIPTYNVEEYIDDCLTSLLGQSLKDIEIICVDDMSTDTTPDIIKYYQRKDKRIKYYPLKEKQGSGGCRNYALTKARGKYIQYVDSDDFLDLNALKELYEIAEREKTQILMYKATSYNHNENKFFIENYYDMKELSHHLNKLMGIKEYDSDIFRTAVVPWNKLYLKSFLTSLNVKFPEHLIHQDNPFFFETTLNADRIFFIEKYYNRRRRNNSITELKNQMELGTIDIIEFRGLDI; encoded by the coding sequence GTGATAATACCAACATATAACGTGGAGGAGTATATTGATGATTGTCTTACTAGTCTTCTAGGACAAAGCCTAAAAGACATTGAAATAATATGTGTAGATGATATGTCAACAGATACAACACCAGATATAATCAAATACTACCAAAGAAAAGATAAAAGGATAAAATATTACCCGTTAAAGGAAAAACAAGGTTCTGGTGGATGTAGAAACTATGCCCTAACAAAAGCACGAGGTAAATATATACAGTATGTGGACTCGGATGACTTCCTAGATCTAAACGCACTAAAAGAATTATATGAAATAGCAGAAAGAGAAAAAACACAAATATTAATGTACAAAGCCACATCTTATAATCATAATGAAAATAAATTCTTCATTGAAAATTATTATGATATGAAAGAACTCAGTCATCACCTAAATAAACTGATGGGTATTAAGGAATATGATTCAGACATATTTAGGACGGCAGTAGTACCATGGAACAAGTTATACCTAAAATCATTTCTAACAAGTTTAAATGTTAAATTTCCTGAACACTTAATTCACCAGGATAATCCATTTTTCTTTGAAACAACACTAAATGCAGATCGAATATTTTTTATAGAAAAGTATTATAATCGAAGACGTAGAAACAATTCGATAACAGAACTAAAGAATCAAATGGAACTAGGAACAATAGATATAATAGAATTTAGGGGTCTAGATATTTAG